In the Candidatus Tisiphia endosymbiont of Melanophora roralis genome, ACGAAAGCAAATTTTGACAACAAAACTACCAAAAGGAATCAATTCGTGAACACTTCTTTTGGTTCTCGAATCCTCACTTGCATACCTACTATTACCTACATCTTTTAAAAGTCGTATATTTGAACCTACTGACGTCATATACGACGTCCCACAAATCTAGAGATGTGGGTAATAGTAATAAGGCAGGGATAATACACCCTAGGCTATTAAACTGTCTTTCATCAAACTGAGGTTACACAGAAGGCATACACAAGAAGCTAGAAGCTAATTCATATTTTTAATTTTTTGAGATAATCTACTGATTTTACGTGAGGCTGTATTTAATTTGATAATGTTTTTTGTTACACCTTTCATTATTTCAGATTGTGCAACAGTCAAAGCTAATTTAGCTGATTCTTTCGAGCCATGCGTTACTTCTTGCAAAACTTTTTTTATGTAAGTTTTAATTCTACTTGACCTATTCTTATTTATTAAAGTTTTTTTTATTGTTTGTCTTATTGCCTTTTTTGCTGATGAATGATTAGCCATATTTATTATTTTCCTACAGATTCATTAGTTTTGTTCTTCATGGTTATGACTTTCTGCTTTTGGGGTCATACAGCCTTTACTATTTACATCTCTATCAACGAACTCAATATAAGCTACTGATGCCATATCCCCATAACGAAAACCAGCCTTTATTATCCTAGTATAACCACCTGGACGTTCACTATATCTTTTGCCTAAAACACTAATAAGTTTTTCAGTAGCAACTTTATCTTTGATTTTAGCAAGCACCATTCTTCTAGTCGCTAAATCAGATTTCTTGGCCTTAGTTACCAGCACTTCAATATATGGTCTAAGCTCTTTAGCCTTAGGTAAAGTTGTTTTTATTTGCTCATTCATCACAAGTGCAGCGGCCATATTAGCAAACATCGCCTGTCTATGACTACTTGTTCTATTAAGCTTTCTACCCTTAATTTTATGTCGCATGTTGTTACCTTTTATTAACCTCAATTCGATATAAGAATTGTTAATTCTTATATCGAATTGGCTTGTTATAAGGAAAAATGCATTCTTGAAGCGATTCTACGAATGCATTTTAATCTATTACCGCTAATAATCTTATTTTTATATCGTATAAAAATAAAATTATTAGCAAATTAATACTTAACAATCAGGTAAAGAATCGCTTCAAACCTGATTGTTTCTATATGTATCCCTGAATTAGATATAACTTGTTACATCTAATTCAGGTTTTATTAATATGGATCTTCATAACGCTTAGATAGCTCCTGAATATTTTCTGGAGGCCATCCTGGTATGTCCATACCAAATTTTAAACCAAAGCCTGATAATATATCCTTAATCTCATTAAGAGACTTTCTACCAAAGTTTTGAGTTCTAAGCATTTCTGTTTCTGTTTTGATAACAAGATCGCCTATATAAATTATATTTTCATTCTTTAAACAATTCTGAGATCTAACAGATAATTCTAATTCCTCAACTTTCTTCAACAACGCTGGATTAAATGCTAATTCTTCTAACTTATCCTGTTTATCTTCTGTTTGTTCTTCAAATGTAATAAATAATTGCAACTGATCTTGCAAAATTCTAGCAGCAAGTGCTATAGACATCTCCGGAGAAATACTACCATTAGTTTCAACGGTCATAATCAATTTGTCATAATCTGTAACTTGACCAACACGTGTATTATCAACTTTATAGGTAACCTTTCTTACAGGACTGAATAACGCATCTATTGGGATAACGCCAATAGCTAATTCCGAACCAACGCTGCTTGCAGCGGGAACATACCCTTTTCCCGTCTCACACACTAATTCCATTTCAAGCTGAGCCCCTTTTGCCAAAGTACAAATCACATGATTAGGGGTTAGTACCTCCACATCATGCCCTGTTCCAATCATCCCAGCAGTTACAACGCAAGGACCAGTAGCACTTAATCTGACAATCTTTCTTTCTGAAGAATGCATCTTAATGACCACAGACTTAAGATTCAAAACTACATCAACTAAATCTTCCTTAACCCCAGGTATAGCAGAAAATTCATGCACCACCCCTAGTATCTTTATTGATGTTATTGCAGCACCCTGAAGAGATGAGAGTAGAATTCTCCTCATAGCATTACCTATTGTTAAACCAAAGCCTCTCTCTAAAGGTTCAACCACAATTTTTACTATATTACTACTCTTATCAGGACTGTCATAAACTATCTTAGAAGGTTTTATTAATGCACTCCAGTTTTTATTTAATGATAACATTATTTACCTATGCCCCTATACTCTTCTTCTTTTTGGTGCTCTAACACCGTTATGTGCAACAGACGAAACATCTAAAACTGACGTAACTATAAAATTTTGACTAAATACCGCACGCATAGCCGATTCCCTTTGAGATCCTGCACCTTGCACTCTAATTGAAACAGTTTTCAGACCGTGTTCTTTTGCAACTTCTGAGGCTTTATCAACAGTTATTTGAGCAGCATAAGGCGTAGCTTTTCTAGCCCCCTTAAAACCATGTGTACCTGCTGTTGAAAAAGCTATAGCATTACCTTGTACATCCGTAAAAGTAACAATAGTATTATTAAAAGTTGTCTTTATATGAACAACGCCAAGAGTAATATTTTTTCTTTTTTTCTTGACCTTAGTATTAGCCTGACTCATCATTATACCATATTACTTTGTAACTTTTTTCTTACCGGCAATCGCAACAGCTTTACCTTTTCTTGTTCGAGCATTAGAATGAGTATTCTGACCTCGAACAGGCAACTTTCTTATATGTCTAAGACCTTGGTAACTTCTAATATCCTTTTTCTTCTTGATATTAAGATTCACTTCTCTTCTTAAATCACCTTCTACTTTATATTCTTTTTCAATAATATTACGTAAAATAATAAGTTCTTGATCTGTTAAGTCTTTGACCCTTTTACTTGCAGATATTCCAGTTTTTTGACAAATCTCTTCTGCAGCAGAAAAACCAAGCCCATAAATATATGTTAAGCTCACTACTAATCTTTTGTTTGCTGGAATATTAACACTCGCTATTCTTGCCACAAATAATCTCCAAAATTTCGATAATAACCAAAAGGGAATAATATAAAAATATCCCTTAAAGTCAAATCATTTTTAATACTTTATATAAAACAAGCTCTACTTCTTCTTTATCCTTATTTGCATCAACAACATAGAATTCACTATTATCTCTATAATAGTGAAGTAACGGATAAGTTTCTATTTTATATTCTTCTATTCTTTGCTTAATAGTCTGTTCATCATCATCTTGTCTGTGCATAAACTTATCTGACCCACAAACATCACAGACATTATCAACCTTAGGTTTAATAAAATAACTATTATAAATTTGTCCACAATTCTCACAATTAAACCTACCTAAAATCCTCTTGATAATCACTTGATCGTCTATGTCAAAAAACACAACTTTAATCTTTTGATTAGCAAACATTCTTAAAAAATTAGCTTGCTCTAAATTACGAGGATAACCATCTAGCACATAACCGTTTTTATATATATCCTGAGTTAAAAACTCCTTAACTACATTATTCACCAATTTAGGAGGGACAAGTTTTCCTTGTGCCATATACTCTTTAATTAACAAACCATCCTTGTTATTAACCTTTACCATTTGTCTGAATATATCGCCAGTAGACACATGAGGTAAATTTAACTTTCTTGCCAATAACTGCCCTTGAGTTCCCTTCCCTGAACCAGGAGACCCTATAAGCACTATAATCATTTGAAACTCTTCTTTAAACATAACATAATATATACCCTCCACTAAGTTAAAATGTATAATTTTTTGCTTTAAAGAATTGTTTTTTTATAATATCAGTTAGTTTTTTAACTTCATTTTTTTAATTAATCCCTCATACTTACTGCTAAATAAATGAGTTTGAATTTGTACAAATGTATCTAGAACAACATTAACAACAATTAAAAAACTTGTACCCCCTAAGGCAAAAGATACGGCGTATTTATTCATTAACATTTCAGGAACTATACATATAAAACTAAGATATATACCACCTATTACAGTTAACCTAGTTAACAAATAATCAAAATATTCCGCAGTATTCTTACCAGGTCTTTTGCCAGGAATATATGCCCCATACTTTCTTAAATTATTTGCTGTTTCTTCTGAATTAAAAACTACTGCTGTATAAAAAAAACTAAAAAACATTATCAACGCAACATACAACAAAATATATAAAGGCTTCCCATGCCCTAGATGGAAAGTTAATAAACTCATAATTTCTGAATTATTGCTAGAAAAATTAGCTATTGTCACAGGAAACAACAAAATCGAACTAGCAAATATTGGCGGAATTACCCCAGAAGTATTAAGTTTAAGAGGCATATGAGTCGAATCACCACCATAAATTTTATTGCCAACTTGTCTCTTTGGATATTGTACCAAAACTTTTCTCTGTGCCTTCTCAAAGAAAATTATTATAGCTATAATTACAATAACTCCTAAACAAATAGCCATAACTACTATCGGAGACAAACCACCACTTCTTGACAACTCAAACATGCTTATAATAGCACTTGGTACACCCGACACTATACCTATAAATATAATCAAGGACGATCCATTACCAATACCTCTACCAGTAATCTGTTCACCAAGCCACATTAAGAACATAGTACCTACAACTAAAGTAATAACGGTAGTAACCTTGAAAAAAAGCCCCGGTATAATAACTACTGGACCTACATTAGTTACAACATGTTCCAAACTTACTGCAACACCATATGCCTGAAAAGAGGCTAATAAAACAGTTAAATATCTAGATAATTGATTGATTTTCCTTTTACCAACCTCACCTTCTTTTTTTAAATTCTCTAAAGGCTTGTAGGCTATTGACATTAATTGAATGATAATTGAAGCAGTTATATATGGCATAATTGCTAAAGCAAAAATAGACATTCTACCTAGAGACCCCCCAGATAGCATATTAAACATACCAAGTATACCAGATTGATTTTGTTCAGCCACACTGCTTAACGCAACCGAATCAATACCCGCTATAGGAATAAATGACCCAAATCTACATACTATAAGAGCCAAAATAGTAAAAATAATCCTATTAACTAAGTCTTTATTAGATTTTTGTGTGGAATTTAAACTCATAAATTACAATATTTGACCACCAACTTGTTCTATTAACTTCTTAGCAGAAGCAGAATAAGCATCTAATTGAAATGATAAGGGACTATTAAATTCACCATTTCTAACAGATAGTAATTTAACCAATAATTTAGTATTCTTAATTAACCCGACTTCAACTAATCTCTCTTTTGTTACAACTTCTGTTGAGTTCAAACGATTTTCTGCTATTAAAAATTCTATATCAGCAATATTTACTACACTATATTTCTTAGAACTAGGACAGTTAAAGCCTCTCTTTGGCAATCTTTTAATCATAGGCATCTGCCCCCCTTCAAAACCCTTGATAGCTACACCAGATCTAGATTTCTGCCCCTTAACACCTCTGCCACATGTTTTACCTTTACCACTGCCAATACCGCGACCTACTCTTTTTTTATCTCTCTTGGCACCAAAATTGTTAGATAACTCATTTAATTTCATTTTCTAAACTCTAATTTATTCTAATTTATATTTTCTACTTTTAACAAATGTCGTACCTTCTTGATCATCCCTCTAACAGAGTTTGTATCTTTCAAAATAACAGATTTATGCATTTTATTTAGACCCAAACCTACCAAGGTTTCTTCCTGATCATATTTACGACCTATACTACTACCAATTTGGGTAACTTTAACCTTTGCCTCATTCACTTTTTCTTGATTACTACTCATAAATTCCTACAACCCAATTATTACTTTACTTTAAATATAAAGACTCACTATAGCCCATTGCTTCCAAACCCCATTCACACGCAAATTCGGGATAAGAATTAGTTAATTCTTATCCCGAATTGGGGTTAATAGCCTTTGCAGGTTATTTTTTAGATTCTGCTACCTACGCGAGAATGACATCGAAACTTCTTAAGTTGACACCCATGAGTCTACGCCGAAAGGACTATTACACTATTTAAACTTGCACACTTGGTTCTGATATGATTTGTTGCCCTTTTGTAGATTTAGTTGATACCTCATTTATTCTTTTTCCTCTCCTTTCAGCAATATTCTTTGGAGAAGAGAGTTGAGATAATGCATCAAAAGTTGCAGCAATCATCGCATATACATTACTAGAACCCAAAGATTTGGCAACAATATCATGAACTCCTAAAGAATCAAAAATTGCTCTCATAGCACCACCAGCGATAACACCAGTACCTGCCTTGGCTCTTCTTAAAATGACTTTAGCTGCTCCGCTTTTACCAATGACATCATGATGAATAGTCCTATTTTGATAAAAAGGAATTTTAATCATATCTTTCCTTGCTTCTTGAGTAGCCTTAGCTCTAGCTTCTGTTACCTCTTTCGCCTTACCATGACCATAACCAACCTTACCGGCTTTATCACCAGCAACAATACAAGCAGAAAAAGAGAATTTTCTACCCCCCTTTACTACTTTAGTAACTCTGTTTACATCCACCAAAGTTTCTGTTAGTGCTTCACCCGTATTTTTTTTAGCTTTAGCCATTTCTTAAACCTAAAATTAAAATTTCATTTTTTTTCTTGCTGCATCAGCTAAAGCCTTAACAACACCATGATATTTATAACCACCCTTATCGAATACAACTTCTTGTACCCCTTTAAGCGATGCTCTTTCGCCTATTAAACCACCTACTTTCGTGGCTGTACCAATATTACAGTTGGATTTTTTTAACTGTCTAATTTCTTTATCTAAAGTCGAAGCAGATGCAATAGTTATTGATTGTTTGTCATCTATGACTTGTGCATATATGTGCTTTCCAGACTTAAAAATAGACAGCCTGAGTCTGTTTGATACCTTTGATATCTTAGACCTCACTCTAGCCTTTCTTATATCAAACTTTAACTTTGAACTACGCATATTTAACTCTTAAATTTTAATTTTTCTTACCTTCTTTCCTCTGAACATATTGACCTTTGCGTTTAATACCTTTACCTTTATATGGTTCAGGTGGTCTCTGCTTTATAATAATTGATATAAACTGACCTAACTTTTCTTTATCAACACTTTCCAATATAATCTGATTTTGTTTAGGAGCGGTAACTTTAATATTTTGAGGTATTTCTACTTTAGTATTATGACTTTTAGCAAGCATTAAGTTTAAATATTTATCCTTCACCAAAGCCTTATAACCGACGCCATTGACTTCAAGCTCTTCTGTAAAACCTTCTTTAACACCTTTTATCATACTATTTATTATACTTCGTGCCGTACCCCACATAGATCTAGCACTTTTAGTCTCTGCTAATGGTTTTACAAAAAGCTGATTATCTTGCAATAAAATTGCTATATTTCCTGCGAAAGTTTTTGTTAATTCTCCCTTGGGACCAACAACATTAACTTTCAACCCATCAAGTTCAACTTTCACCCCTTCAGGCACAGGGACTGGCAATTTTCCAATACGTGACATCTTTATACCTTAAAACACTTTACAAATTATTTCACCGCCAATTTTTTGGCTATGTGCTTCTCTATCTGATAAAACTCCTCTAGAAGTAGAAAGAATATAAATACCCATATTGTTATAATATCCTTTTAATTTATCAATAGAAGAATAAATCCTCTTACCTGGTTTTGAAACTCTACTTATTTCACATATAGCAGGTTTTCCATTAACAGAATATTTTAGATCCACTTCAATATGACTTATATTACCATCCTTGACAACTACATACTCTTTTATATAACCTTCTTTTTTTAAAACGTCCAAAATAGCACATTTTATTTTTGAACAAGGTAGAGATATATTCATCAATTTACTTTTTTGACCATTTCTAATTCTAGTCAACATATCCGCTATATTATCTGTCATTGACATACGATAAACCTACTATTTTAACTTCAGTTCGATATAAGAATTATTAATTTTTATATCTAATTGGCTTGTTATAAGGAAAAGTGTACCCTTGAAGCGGTTCTACGAGTACATTTCAACTTTTTTCATCATTCAATGGGTGATTTTAATTATTAAAACCACCTATTGAATAGAATATTACATTTTAACAATCAGGTACTGAACCGCTTCAAACCTGATTGTTTCTACTTAACCCTTGAATTCGATATAATAAGTTATATCGAATTCAAGCTATTTTACCAACTTGCTTTAATCAAACCAGGAACTAATCCCTTACTACCAAGATCTCTCAGCTTATTTCGTGATAGACCAAATTTACTATACACTCCTCTTGGACGTCCAGTAAGCTCACAGCGATTTCGGACTCTATTCATAGCTGAGTTTCTAGGTAACTTAGCTAAAACCATCACTAGCGAAAATCTTTCTTCCAAAGATAAAGTTTTATCGTAAATCTTGTCCTTTAATTTAGCACGCTTGTTATATAAACTTTGTGCCATCTTTCTTCTTCTATTATTCTTTTTTATAGAACTTACTTTAGCCATCTATTTTTCTTCTAAAAATTAATTATAAAAAGGCAAATTAAAGCCAGAAAGTAATAATTTACCTTCTTCATTATTCATAGCACTTGTAACAATCGTGATATCCATACCACGAATTACATCTATCTTGTCGTAATTAATCTCTGGAAAAACAATCTGTTCTTTTATACCAAAAGTAAAATTACCTCTACCATCAAAACTTTTACTGGAGAAACCTCTAAATTCTTTAATACGCGGTAGAGCAACGATTACTAATCTCTCTAAAAAATCATACATTCTATCTTTGCGCAGAGTAACTTTACAACCAACTTTCATACCTTCACGAAGCTTAAAAGTAGCAATAGATTTTTTGGCCTCAGTCACTAAAGGCTTTTGTCCTGAAATTAGAGTTAGATCATTGACAGCATTATTAATTACCTTAGAATCTGCAACCGTTTCACCAACACCCATATTAACAACAATTTTTACAACCTTAGGCATTTGATGTTTATTCTTGTACGCAAACTCTTTCTGTAAGTTTGGTACAATCTCTTTAGTGTATAAATCTTTAAACCTGAGCAACATTACTTACCTTCCTTACTACTAATAATTTCACCAGACTTCTTAGCTACTCTTACTTTAGAACCATCTTCTAGAAATTTAAAAGCAACTTTTGTATGGTTACCTGTTTTAGGATCTATGTGAGCAACATTGGATATATGTATGGATAATTCCTTTGACACTATGCCACCTTCACTTGTTTTACTCGCCTTAACATGCTTGCGAACAATATTTATACCCGAAACAATAGCTCTATTTTGCTCAGGCAAAACCTTTAAGACCTTACCCTTTTTTCCCTTATTTTTTCCGGTGATAACAATAACTTCATCACCTTTCTTAATTTTTAGCTTAATCATTACAACACCTCTTCTGCAAGTGACATAATCTTAACGAATTTTTTTGCCCTTAATTCTCTAGTTACAGGACCGAAAACTCTTGTACCTATTGGTTCTCCTTGCTTATTTAAAAGTACTGCTGCATTAGAATCAAATTTAATTGTACTACCATCTGCCCTTCTAACACCCTTTTTTGTTCTAACAATTAGAGCCCTATGTACGTCACCTTTTTTTACTTTTCCGCTTG is a window encoding:
- the rplO gene encoding 50S ribosomal protein L15 — its product is MKLNELSNNFGAKRDKKRVGRGIGSGKGKTCGRGVKGQKSRSGVAIKGFEGGQMPMIKRLPKRGFNCPSSKKYSVVNIADIEFLIAENRLNSTEVVTKERLVEVGLIKNTKLLVKLLSVRNGEFNSPLSFQLDAYSASAKKLIEQVGGQIL
- the rpsH gene encoding 30S ribosomal protein S8, which encodes MSMTDNIADMLTRIRNGQKSKLMNISLPCSKIKCAILDVLKKEGYIKEYVVVKDGNISHIEVDLKYSVNGKPAICEISRVSKPGKRIYSSIDKLKGYYNNMGIYILSTSRGVLSDREAHSQKIGGEIICKVF
- the rpsE gene encoding 30S ribosomal protein S5, with protein sequence MAKAKKNTGEALTETLVDVNRVTKVVKGGRKFSFSACIVAGDKAGKVGYGHGKAKEVTEARAKATQEARKDMIKIPFYQNRTIHHDVIGKSGAAKVILRRAKAGTGVIAGGAMRAIFDSLGVHDIVAKSLGSSNVYAMIAATFDALSQLSSPKNIAERRGKRINEVSTKSTKGQQIISEPSVQV
- a CDS encoding DNA-directed RNA polymerase subunit alpha, with translation MLSLNKNWSALIKPSKIVYDSPDKSSNIVKIVVEPLERGFGLTIGNAMRRILLSSLQGAAITSIKILGVVHEFSAIPGVKEDLVDVVLNLKSVVIKMHSSERKIVRLSATGPCVVTAGMIGTGHDVEVLTPNHVICTLAKGAQLEMELVCETGKGYVPAASSVGSELAIGVIPIDALFSPVRKVTYKVDNTRVGQVTDYDKLIMTVETNGSISPEMSIALAARILQDQLQLFITFEEQTEDKQDKLEELAFNPALLKKVEELELSVRSQNCLKNENIIYIGDLVIKTETEMLRTQNFGRKSLNEIKDILSGFGLKFGMDIPGWPPENIQELSKRYEDPY
- the rplN gene encoding 50S ribosomal protein L14, with translation MIQMQSILDVADNSGAKKIMCIKVLGGSHHMIANLGDVIVVSIKEALPSGKVKKGDVHRALIVRTKKGVRRADGSTIKFDSNAAVLLNKQGEPIGTRVFGPVTRELRAKKFVKIMSLAEEVL
- the rpsT gene encoding 30S ribosomal protein S20 — protein: MANHSSAKKAIRQTIKKTLINKNRSSRIKTYIKKVLQEVTHGSKESAKLALTVAQSEIMKGVTKNIIKLNTASRKISRLSQKIKNMN
- the rplE gene encoding 50S ribosomal protein L5; translated protein: MLRFKDLYTKEIVPNLQKEFAYKNKHQMPKVVKIVVNMGVGETVADSKVINNAVNDLTLISGQKPLVTEAKKSIATFKLREGMKVGCKVTLRKDRMYDFLERLVIVALPRIKEFRGFSSKSFDGRGNFTFGIKEQIVFPEINYDKIDVIRGMDITIVTSAMNNEEGKLLLSGFNLPFYN
- the rpsK gene encoding 30S ribosomal protein S11 translates to MSQANTKVKKKRKNITLGVVHIKTTFNNTIVTFTDVQGNAIAFSTAGTHGFKGARKATPYAAQITVDKASEVAKEHGLKTVSIRVQGAGSQRESAMRAVFSQNFIVTSVLDVSSVAHNGVRAPKRRRV
- the rplF gene encoding 50S ribosomal protein L6, translating into MSRIGKLPVPVPEGVKVELDGLKVNVVGPKGELTKTFAGNIAILLQDNQLFVKPLAETKSARSMWGTARSIINSMIKGVKEGFTEELEVNGVGYKALVKDKYLNLMLAKSHNTKVEIPQNIKVTAPKQNQIILESVDKEKLGQFISIIIKQRPPEPYKGKGIKRKGQYVQRKEGKKN
- the rplR gene encoding 50S ribosomal protein L18, giving the protein MRSSKLKFDIRKARVRSKISKVSNRLRLSIFKSGKHIYAQVIDDKQSITIASASTLDKEIRQLKKSNCNIGTATKVGGLIGERASLKGVQEVVFDKGGYKYHGVVKALADAARKKMKF
- the rplX gene encoding 50S ribosomal protein L24 codes for the protein MIKLKIKKGDEVIVITGKNKGKKGKVLKVLPEQNRAIVSGINIVRKHVKASKTSEGGIVSKELSIHISNVAHIDPKTGNHTKVAFKFLEDGSKVRVAKKSGEIISSKEGK
- the rplQ gene encoding 50S ribosomal protein L17, producing MRHKIKGRKLNRTSSHRQAMFANMAAALVMNEQIKTTLPKAKELRPYIEVLVTKAKKSDLATRRMVLAKIKDKVATEKLISVLGKRYSERPGGYTRIIKAGFRYGDMASVAYIEFVDRDVNSKGCMTPKAESHNHEEQN
- the rpsN gene encoding 30S ribosomal protein S14; this translates as MAKVSSIKKNNRRRKMAQSLYNKRAKLKDKIYDKTLSLEERFSLVMVLAKLPRNSAMNRVRNRCELTGRPRGVYSKFGLSRNKLRDLGSKGLVPGLIKASW
- the rpsM gene encoding 30S ribosomal protein S13; this translates as MARIASVNIPANKRLVVSLTYIYGLGFSAAEEICQKTGISASKRVKDLTDQELIILRNIIEKEYKVEGDLRREVNLNIKKKKDIRSYQGLRHIRKLPVRGQNTHSNARTRKGKAVAIAGKKKVTK
- the secY gene encoding preprotein translocase subunit SecY; the protein is MSLNSTQKSNKDLVNRIIFTILALIVCRFGSFIPIAGIDSVALSSVAEQNQSGILGMFNMLSGGSLGRMSIFALAIMPYITASIIIQLMSIAYKPLENLKKEGEVGKRKINQLSRYLTVLLASFQAYGVAVSLEHVVTNVGPVVIIPGLFFKVTTVITLVVGTMFLMWLGEQITGRGIGNGSSLIIFIGIVSGVPSAIISMFELSRSGGLSPIVVMAICLGVIVIIAIIIFFEKAQRKVLVQYPKRQVGNKIYGGDSTHMPLKLNTSGVIPPIFASSILLFPVTIANFSSNNSEIMSLLTFHLGHGKPLYILLYVALIMFFSFFYTAVVFNSEETANNLRKYGAYIPGKRPGKNTAEYFDYLLTRLTVIGGIYLSFICIVPEMLMNKYAVSFALGGTSFLIVVNVVLDTFVQIQTHLFSSKYEGLIKKMKLKN
- the rpmD gene encoding 50S ribosomal protein L30, translated to MSSNQEKVNEAKVKVTQIGSSIGRKYDQEETLVGLGLNKMHKSVILKDTNSVRGMIKKVRHLLKVENIN
- a CDS encoding adenylate kinase, whose translation is MIIVLIGSPGSGKGTQGQLLARKLNLPHVSTGDIFRQMVKVNNKDGLLIKEYMAQGKLVPPKLVNNVVKEFLTQDIYKNGYVLDGYPRNLEQANFLRMFANQKIKVVFFDIDDQVIIKRILGRFNCENCGQIYNSYFIKPKVDNVCDVCGSDKFMHRQDDDEQTIKQRIEEYKIETYPLLHYYRDNSEFYVVDANKDKEEVELVLYKVLKMI